Sequence from the Haladaptatus cibarius D43 genome:
CCAATTCCTGTTCTGTACTTTGGCGGTGAACCACTGTTTGACTGGTATGGGGATGGCGAACGCTTGCACTACGTTCGTCGGTCTCGTGGTTTCGGGTCGGCGAAGTTCTTTAAAGTTGATGCGACCACTGGGTCGTCTCGAATGCTAATCGAAGAGGAATCGGACACCTTAGTTGACCCACGGATGTCTCATGCACGGATAGTCAACGATGGAGAGGAAATACTCTGGACATCAGAACAAAGCGGATGGCACCATATCTACCTCATCGACGGCAAAACGGGTGATGAGAAGCGCCAGATTACGGATGGTGAGTGGGTCGTGCGTGACATCAAGCACGTCGACGAGACCAACAGACAAATTTACTTTACTGCCAGTGGTCGGGAAGCGAATCGTGATCCATATCTTCGTCATCTCTATCGGGTCAACTTCGACGGATCAAATTTTACACTCCTTACGCCCGAGTTGGCTGACCATACCGTCACGATTTCACCGTCGGGAGATTTTGTCATCGATACCCACTCTCGAGTTGACACACCGCCCAGTACGGTGCTTCGACGAAGTGCGAGTGGAGATATAATACGAGAGTTAGAGAAAGCAGAGGTTGGACAGTTGCGCAGCACTGGTTGGATGCCCCCAGAATCCTTTGAAGTCGCTGCAGCAGACGGTGAAACCGATATCTATGGAGTTATGTGGCGCCCTTCGGACTTTGATCCTACAAAACAGTATCCTGTAATTGAACACATATACACGGGACCACACAACTATTTCGTGCCGAAGGGATTCGACGCATATCGATCCAACGCACAATCGATCGCTGAACTCGGATTCGTCGTTGTTATGGTTGACGGTCGTGGAACTGGACGGCGTTCAAAGGCGTTCCGAGACTGTTCTTACAAGAACCTGAGCCGAGATGGAATTGAGGATCACAAAGCGACTCTTCGCCAGTTAGCAGCAGAGCACTCGTACATGGATCTCTCACGAGTAGGGATATACGGCCACTCTGCCGGCGGATATGATTCAGCTCGCGCACTCCTCCAGCATCCGAATTTTTACGATGTTGCGGTCTCGTCAAGCGGAAATCACGACCATCGCCTGGACAAAGCTTCGTGGAACGAAATGTGGATGGATTACCCAGTAGACGACCAGTATCGCGAACAATCGAATGTCACAATTGCTGATCAATTGGAAGGTGAACTATTGCTAATACATGGTGAATTGGATCAAAATGTCCATCCGGCTGCTACGCTCAGGTTCGCAAATGCCCTTATGGAAGCCAACAAGGACTTCGATATGCTCATCATTCCCAATCAGCACCATGGTCTCGACGACCACCCATATTTCATCCGCGCTCGATGGGATTACTTCGTCAAACACCTCTACAACACCGATCCGCCGAAGGAGTTCGATATTAGTACCTATCGGTAAATCCCGTACCGCTACAATCCAATCACGGTTGTCCACCAGATATTCTTATGCAACCGATGAATTTTGAATATCGGTTCTTGATGGAGACGATTTCGGCGCGCTATCAAGATCTGTGCAGGTAGTAAACGTCGAGGTACAATTGACAATCAAATCCGAAAGCAAACAGTGAGGACAGAAACCACGACACAAATTGATTCAGCTGTTGAAGTGTACAAACTGAGAGACAAATTTCGTTCAAGGCGGATTCTCTGAGGAGTTCATTGACGTCGTGGAAGTCGGTCATTCTGGTAATGATGTCGCGTTAGCAGCGTTTTTGAGCTTGGACTAACCGATTGATGAGTAGTGGCACTCTCACCTTACTCCCGGCATGCTGTTTTCCAAACTATTGCGGCGAAATCATACTACAACTGGCCTGTTTATGACGCAACCCAGCTATATGACTGCAGTTCACTCGATGCGCTTGAAGAAGATATTCGGACTGTTGCAACGGTGTGGTTCGCTCATGAAGATCACGACTCTGTTGATGATTTCATAGTTGACCTTCCGCTGGAGTATGTCGATTTCGAAACACACGACCGTTATCATGGCTCAACTACGTACAAAATGACGACGTTGGTGCGTGCATTTCTCCTGAAGGAGGTGTACGGATGGGAGCATGAAACGGCACTTATCGAGTATCTAAAGCAGAACCCATCCATTCGGCAGCGACTTGGGTTTTCGGTTGTGCTGGATCAGTCGACGCTCTGGCGAACATGGCATCAACGGTTTCCGACCGATTTGCAGGAGACAATTCTCGAGGGTGCCCGAATCATCTGATAGGCATGTCCTCTCCTCGTGACCGGTCTTCCTCGCTTAGTCCACTCGCCCGCGACACCCGTGACGCACTCGACTCCGCTATTTCCTCGGATGTGGGTTTCAGCTACGAATACGCATATTCGCTACTTGCGGAGGAAGAAAATCTTGACAAGCAGACGGCCGGCGACATCATCGACCAGCTCTTGTCACGTGGCCATCTCTACGAAGTCGACGGTGAACTCCGTCTCACGGATCATTAGAAGCACTTTCCTCATCTGGAATGATTCACTGCATTCCAGAACCGCTACTTGTCGGGACGGGGTGCATTCTCGTACTTGAGCATCTTGTCGAGTTTGTCGCTGATCGTCTCGTAGATTCGTTGGAGCGTCTCCTCGGTAGACGGTGATATTTCTGACTGAGTGAGAGTATATTAGAATATAAGTATACATTATTATTTTTAATTCGTTAATTATAAATAGTGAATAGTATGTGTTGAAAATATGGGTCGTAAAGAAACTCATAAAGAAGTGGAAAGCAGCGTGAGTAGACGGACTGTACTTACATCAGCAGGTGCCCTAGCCGGCACAGGAATGGTTGGGACTAACATGGTTAGTGCCAAGCCGAAAGGTAAACGTGAATTTGTGGGTGTTTCCTACGAAGCGGTTTCTGAAACATCACAAGGTACGGCTTCCGCACGCCTGAAAACACATACTGATGGAACTCTCAGTGGAGAACTCCAATTTGCTGGATTCACCGTGCCGATTGGTAAGAAAGAATCTCTTAAACCAGACCTAGAGAGGAACGGGGTTCGGAAATATAAAATCGTATCTAGAGATAATAAACATAAAAAAGACGACCTACCTCTCATCATCAGGTTTGAAGTTGAAAATAATGAGCTGGTAGCTGGGTTTGCAACGAGACCGCGTTCCGATTATGAAAATCTCGGATTTGCCTTAGCAGCTATAGATCGACCTCGAAAAAATTCGCTAAGCACAGATGGAATTGAACGAACAATTGAAAGTGGGTTACTACCGGATCAAAATAATAATGTTACTGTTAACGAAACCGGACTCCCTCGAAAAAGTGACTCATCTGGCGACATGACTCTCACAGATCCAAGTAGCTTGTCTAATGAATCATCCAGCGACGTCAGCATACAAGGATCGACAACAACTGGACTCCTTTCTGAATGGACTAGATCTGGAAAGAAAAAATGGACGCCTGCAGACCATTGTTCTGATCAACGTACTATGGCTTCTAGTTGGGATTATAACCTTGCATTTATGGGATCAAATACGTATCAGCATGAAGCTGATGAGATCGAAACTAACGACCTCTCAGTTTGGTACTGTCATAGTCACTTTGAAGAAAAACCAGAAAGTATACTGGCCAGGTATGACGGAGTAAATACTGAGCCGTATCCGACTAATGTAGAGTACCAAGTCTATCTTGGCAGTGGAGAAAATCGGAATAATATTGATTTCAGGAGTCCAGGCCCTACTGACGACCCCAATGATGGTGGAAAAGATAATGGCTTAGGAGGACTTGTACTGGACTTCGCTGCCGCTGCGAGCGGGCCATACGGGGCAGCAGGCAAAGCGGTTATTGACTATCTATTTGGAGGCTCAAATGATCCAGTAAACTACCATAAAGAGAACTACACTGATGACGACGGTGATCCTGTGACCAAAATGGTTTGGGATATTGATCACGTTGGGTTTAGCCGAAGCAAGATTCCAGGAAGCCCAAACCAAGGTCCAGGTGTCCAGTTTTCGGTTTATAATAGTCACTCTGCAGGTAGGACGGGTTATGTTCAGGGTAAATCCCGATTCTCCTTTACCCATCACCGATATCCAGAGAACACCTGTCGGGGTGGGCTTAGTCATCGTTATGCAGTTACAACGTCCTACACTTATGCTGGAGCAAGTTACGAATCTATACCCACACAGTAGGTTTAGGCGAATCGGTAGAGATTTTTTCCTTTAATTGCATATACGCTCTCTTCATCTGACGACAGATATTCTACATATCCCGAGTTGTGGAATGAAAAGTCGGTAACTAATTCACCTGTTTGTTGGCTTCTCATTTGGAGTATGTTCTTTTTTGAGTTTAGAGAGGCTACAAGACTGTTTAGAATAGCGGGATACACTGTGGCTGATTTTTCACGCCATAATTCTTTTCCCGTCTTTGCATTAAGACTTCGAACACCATCATCAAAGAAGTAGACTACCTGATTTGAGACACCAAGCTCGTACACGTTTTCGGTTGTCTTTGTAGTCCACTGGAGTCGTTCTTTTTCGGGGTTGACAGCGTACACACCATTCTCGTTAGCCGCACCTGGGCCCGAGGAATGTG
This genomic interval carries:
- a CDS encoding S9 family peptidase; translated protein: MNDDIDIHWIGDSDRFWYRRECRNGKEFVRINPDKDTRTPAFDHEQLAEAIARETEVLYDQWSLPFDEFEYTDDESAILFSVQETQYKCDLSTYTCETVPQKEEHPGESPDGRWVAFVENHNLYVRDTVNREVIQLTADGEEQYGYATPFSSPVDMVEQSTQDIDHSIEVKWSPDSNRLVTYRLDQRSARRFALVQSSPDDQMRPRHYTYTYPLPGENGLPLAEPVVFDVKRRSRVELNVDPIPVLYFGGEPLFDWYGDGERLHYVRRSRGFGSAKFFKVDATTGSSRMLIEEESDTLVDPRMSHARIVNDGEEILWTSEQSGWHHIYLIDGKTGDEKRQITDGEWVVRDIKHVDETNRQIYFTASGREANRDPYLRHLYRVNFDGSNFTLLTPELADHTVTISPSGDFVIDTHSRVDTPPSTVLRRSASGDIIRELEKAEVGQLRSTGWMPPESFEVAAADGETDIYGVMWRPSDFDPTKQYPVIEHIYTGPHNYFVPKGFDAYRSNAQSIAELGFVVVMVDGRGTGRRSKAFRDCSYKNLSRDGIEDHKATLRQLAAEHSYMDLSRVGIYGHSAGGYDSARALLQHPNFYDVAVSSSGNHDHRLDKASWNEMWMDYPVDDQYREQSNVTIADQLEGELLLIHGELDQNVHPAATLRFANALMEANKDFDMLIIPNQHHGLDDHPYFIRARWDYFVKHLYNTDPPKEFDISTYR
- a CDS encoding transposase; translated protein: MALSPYSRHAVFQTIAAKSYYNWPVYDATQLYDCSSLDALEEDIRTVATVWFAHEDHDSVDDFIVDLPLEYVDFETHDRYHGSTTYKMTTLVRAFLLKEVYGWEHETALIEYLKQNPSIRQRLGFSVVLDQSTLWRTWHQRFPTDLQETILEGARII